One genomic window of Candidatus Nitrospira inopinata includes the following:
- a CDS encoding c-type cytochrome produces the protein MRQGTCFLLLAATVALSSSPADAERHLMRPRVPPDKLAEARALKSPVPFSPEVIEQGKAIYHGKGTCLNCHGVDGNGNGPAAAQLNPPPRNFRHHGFWRHRTEGEIFWVIKHGSPGTAMVGFGTMLSDEEIWSVIQYERTFAQRHGRRGMGPREGMGPRMGPRHQAESPHDQEDSADE, from the coding sequence ATGAGACAAGGAACATGCTTCTTATTGTTGGCGGCGACGGTCGCCCTTTCGTCGTCTCCGGCAGACGCCGAACGGCACCTGATGCGGCCGAGAGTACCGCCCGATAAACTGGCCGAGGCACGGGCGCTCAAAAGCCCGGTGCCCTTTTCTCCCGAGGTCATCGAGCAAGGCAAGGCGATTTATCACGGCAAGGGCACCTGTCTCAATTGTCACGGCGTGGATGGGAATGGCAATGGCCCGGCGGCGGCTCAGTTGAACCCTCCGCCCAGGAACTTCCGGCACCATGGATTTTGGCGACACCGCACGGAGGGAGAGATTTTTTGGGTGATCAAACACGGTTCGCCCGGCACGGCCATGGTCGGATTCGGCACCATGCTGTCCGACGAAGAGATTTGGAGTGTGATTCAGTATGAACGGACCTTCGCCCAGAGACACGGCCGTCGAGGCATGGGGCCTAGAGAGGGAATGGGGCCAAGAATGGGCCCTCGGCATCAAGCCGAAAGCCCTCACGATCAAGAAGACTCCGCAGATGAGTGA
- a CDS encoding c-type cytochrome, whose product MNVHLSATVLVMTVGAMTIGMTSLQAFGADKAVLRPRVPADQIEEVKTWTNPFPATKEVIEKGKQLFHGKAFCVTCHGKDGKGLGSDIEPGTVRGPLPRDFTDKEWQAARTDGELFWILKNGSKGTAMAPFVPLILTEEEAWLVLRYVRSFAMDGQATEP is encoded by the coding sequence ATGAACGTCCATCTTTCGGCGACGGTGCTCGTGATGACGGTCGGCGCGATGACAATAGGAATGACCAGCCTTCAAGCCTTTGGCGCGGACAAAGCAGTGTTGAGGCCTCGGGTGCCGGCGGATCAGATCGAGGAAGTCAAAACGTGGACCAATCCGTTTCCGGCGACCAAAGAGGTGATCGAAAAGGGCAAGCAATTATTTCATGGAAAAGCATTCTGCGTGACCTGCCATGGAAAAGACGGCAAAGGATTGGGCAGCGACATCGAACCGGGGACGGTGAGGGGGCCGTTGCCTCGCGATTTCACCGATAAGGAGTGGCAGGCCGCCAGGACCGATGGAGAGCTGTTCTGGATTTTGAAGAACGGCAGCAAGGGCACGGCGATGGCTCCCTTTGTTCCGCTCATTTTGACGGAAGAAGAAGCGTGGCTGGTGCTACGCTACGTGCGGTCGTTCGCAATGGACGGACAGGCGACCGAACCATGA
- a CDS encoding DUF1264 domain-containing protein → MPPMAIGGEPASPAMGYEIHVQAPHMMPDGTPGGPFHHYCKGISDKILQCLLFESTDPKAPLVGVEYFVAKDLTRKLPAIHWHRYFHDHKVEIATGRVKVLDMPDDQAAKVAEAAAQTDGVIYHLWQHGQEFPDGTVTYPQSLGHKFPGYADK, encoded by the coding sequence ATGCCGCCGATGGCTATCGGTGGGGAGCCGGCCAGTCCGGCGATGGGGTACGAGATTCACGTTCAGGCGCCGCATATGATGCCGGATGGGACGCCGGGCGGGCCGTTCCACCATTACTGCAAGGGCATTTCCGACAAGATTCTTCAGTGTCTCCTGTTCGAATCCACCGATCCCAAGGCGCCGCTCGTCGGTGTCGAATATTTTGTCGCCAAGGATCTCACGAGAAAATTGCCCGCCATCCATTGGCATCGCTATTTTCACGATCACAAGGTCGAGATTGCGACGGGCCGCGTGAAAGTCCTGGATATGCCCGATGACCAGGCCGCCAAGGTGGCGGAGGCTGCGGCCCAGACGGATGGGGTGATTTATCACCTCTGGCAACATGGCCAGGAATTTCCGGATGGCACCGTGACCTATCCTCAGTCGCTCGGACACAAGTTCCCCGGCTACGCGGACAAGTAA
- the ppk2 gene encoding polyphosphate kinase 2, which produces MPREGDGYSPQLARSPAGSLKPIGDPAGSLTEEDLRLINTRRGLFLLLRNRNVDLQDVRKRLLYEHELEQLQVELVKLQRWVQRTGERIAILVEGRDAAGKGGTIRRFTEHLNPRSMRVVALPKPTDEERGQWYFQRYIRQLPNRGEIVFFDRSWYNRAVVEPVMGFCTKKEHQRFLQQVPEFEHMLYEDGVILIKFWFSISKDEQARRFEARRRNPLKQWKLSPVDEKAQELWDAYTRCKEEMFSKTHTTFSPWIIVQANDKQAARLESLRYVLNLLPYQGKEDARVRLAPDPNVVVRFHRKMVELDL; this is translated from the coding sequence ATGCCTCGGGAGGGGGACGGCTATTCCCCGCAACTAGCAAGGTCTCCGGCGGGGTCGCTGAAACCGATCGGTGATCCAGCCGGTTCCCTTACAGAAGAAGATCTGCGGTTGATCAACACGAGAAGGGGGCTTTTTCTGCTCCTGCGGAACCGCAACGTCGATCTTCAGGACGTCCGCAAGAGACTTCTGTACGAGCACGAGCTGGAGCAACTGCAAGTGGAGTTGGTGAAGCTGCAACGGTGGGTTCAGCGGACGGGAGAACGTATCGCGATTTTGGTGGAGGGGCGGGATGCGGCCGGCAAGGGGGGAACCATCCGGCGGTTTACCGAACATCTGAATCCCCGCTCGATGCGCGTTGTGGCCTTGCCGAAGCCGACCGATGAAGAACGGGGTCAATGGTACTTTCAGCGATACATTCGTCAGTTGCCGAACAGAGGCGAGATCGTCTTCTTCGATCGAAGCTGGTACAACCGGGCCGTGGTCGAACCGGTGATGGGGTTTTGCACCAAGAAAGAACATCAGCGGTTCCTCCAGCAGGTTCCGGAATTCGAGCATATGCTCTACGAAGACGGGGTGATTCTCATCAAGTTTTGGTTCTCGATCTCGAAGGACGAACAGGCCAGACGCTTCGAGGCGAGGCGCCGGAATCCACTCAAACAGTGGAAACTCAGTCCGGTCGATGAGAAGGCGCAAGAGTTGTGGGACGCCTATACCCGCTGCAAAGAGGAAATGTTCAGCAAAACCCATACGACGTTCAGCCCTTGGATCATCGTGCAGGCCAATGACAAGCAGGCGGCGCGACTTGAAAGTCTTCGCTACGTCCTGAACCTGTTGCCCTATCAGGGAAAAGAGGATGCGCGGGTCCGGTTGGCGCCCGATCCGAACGTGGTCGTTCGGTTCCACCGCAAGATGGTGGAATTGGATTTGTGA
- a CDS encoding DsrE family protein yields the protein MATFIISGSRGTDDPTMATLPFMAAKTAKEQGHDVALWLWNEAVTLARKGVADHVTGVNLSPLKDLLAAVQAAGVPIWVCGACAVARQIGEADLVKGASIKAMPDYIKAVAERDKVVAF from the coding sequence ATGGCGACATTCATCATCTCAGGAAGTCGAGGCACGGACGATCCGACGATGGCAACCTTGCCGTTCATGGCGGCGAAGACGGCCAAAGAGCAGGGGCATGACGTGGCGCTCTGGCTGTGGAACGAGGCGGTCACGTTGGCGCGGAAAGGCGTGGCCGATCATGTCACCGGCGTCAATCTTTCGCCGCTAAAAGACCTGCTCGCCGCCGTGCAGGCGGCCGGGGTGCCCATCTGGGTGTGCGGGGCGTGCGCCGTGGCCAGGCAAATCGGCGAGGCGGATCTGGTCAAGGGGGCTTCCATCAAGGCGATGCCGGATTACATCAAGGCGGTGGCCGAGCGGGACAAGGTCGTGGCGTTCTGA
- a CDS encoding cupredoxin domain-containing protein: protein MNVRRYRSPLFAMSLAIVPLMAWSGQRDVAYAQAKGMEAPPSKVEITIRDRQHGYETVGITMPSHDTIIVVRNQDSVTHGFASALFKDIPVKVEGGTEVRGKQFRSFHVDAGKTMTLRFATAPSNFDPLTGGAESIRHALWCDIHPEVKGELFVIETRGEIGGG from the coding sequence ATGAACGTTCGACGATACCGATCACCATTGTTCGCCATGTCACTTGCCATCGTACCGTTGATGGCGTGGAGCGGTCAGAGAGATGTTGCGTATGCACAGGCCAAGGGGATGGAGGCGCCGCCCTCAAAAGTGGAAATCACCATCAGGGACCGCCAGCACGGTTATGAGACGGTTGGCATCACGATGCCGTCGCACGACACGATCATTGTCGTCCGCAACCAGGATTCCGTGACACACGGCTTCGCATCGGCGTTGTTCAAGGACATTCCCGTGAAGGTCGAAGGTGGGACCGAGGTGCGGGGAAAACAGTTTCGGTCCTTTCACGTCGATGCCGGCAAGACGATGACGCTGCGTTTTGCGACGGCGCCGTCGAATTTCGACCCGCTGACCGGTGGGGCGGAAAGTATCCGGCACGCCCTTTGGTGTGATATCCATCCCGAGGTGAAAGGCGAGTTGTTTGTGATCGAAACTCGAGGAGAGATCGGCGGGGGGTGA
- a CDS encoding c-type cytochrome: MNLRKAGHAAAGIMVLCVGLGWGQDLSYGSEPSHARAKDLVQRICVQCHRLQGTAESRFKLHAPDLIWAGSKYQRPWLIRWLTGKEPPLYAKAYLWDITNVPSKHPVVTESDANALADYFAEHNKDPRVTVGAFDVAKVTKFDVTVGAKIYKEHACIGCHTIEENGKLIGGPQSTALQHAGRRYNADWLYRFGQNPQDFVIHSGEFLADATDAQLRSLIGFLAVQGVNDFQYYEPWTSPEFATASVDRGKTLYREYCAQCHGFTGKGDGPAASGLEPKPAIHANIPFEKLPMEYLYNVINHGGRAVGKSPTMPYWGLTIGQQGVVDVIVYLKATFKGAPEPAAPSVGEAGGCVQPRKTAKAPDEFLRMTNPVPPSASAIAEGKALFLKTAQPVVCAMCHGEQGDGKGLMGAALVPPPRNFTCGAMMENIPDGQLFWIIKNGSPGTGMMAFSGLTDEQVWQLIRYIRSLAK; the protein is encoded by the coding sequence ATGAATCTGAGAAAAGCGGGGCATGCGGCGGCGGGAATCATGGTGCTCTGTGTCGGACTGGGGTGGGGGCAGGATCTTTCTTACGGAAGTGAGCCGTCTCATGCTCGTGCCAAGGATCTTGTTCAACGGATCTGCGTGCAATGTCACAGACTGCAAGGAACGGCTGAATCACGGTTCAAGCTCCATGCGCCTGATCTGATATGGGCCGGCAGCAAGTATCAGCGACCGTGGCTCATTCGTTGGTTGACCGGAAAGGAGCCGCCGCTCTACGCCAAGGCGTATCTTTGGGACATCACGAATGTGCCATCGAAGCATCCGGTGGTGACGGAGTCTGACGCGAACGCCCTCGCCGACTATTTTGCCGAACACAACAAGGATCCGCGTGTGACGGTCGGAGCTTTCGACGTGGCGAAGGTGACGAAGTTCGACGTGACGGTCGGCGCGAAAATCTACAAGGAACATGCCTGCATCGGCTGTCACACGATCGAGGAGAATGGAAAGCTGATCGGAGGTCCGCAGAGCACCGCCTTACAACATGCCGGTCGGCGCTACAACGCGGACTGGCTGTATCGTTTCGGCCAGAATCCGCAGGACTTCGTCATCCATTCTGGGGAATTTTTGGCCGACGCGACCGACGCACAATTGCGGTCGCTGATCGGCTTTCTCGCCGTGCAAGGCGTCAACGACTTTCAATACTACGAGCCCTGGACGAGTCCCGAGTTTGCCACCGCGAGCGTCGATCGGGGCAAGACGCTGTACAGGGAATATTGCGCCCAGTGCCACGGCTTCACGGGCAAGGGCGACGGCCCCGCGGCGTCTGGGTTGGAGCCGAAACCGGCCATTCACGCCAACATACCGTTTGAGAAACTGCCGATGGAATATCTGTACAACGTGATCAACCACGGCGGCCGGGCCGTCGGCAAATCGCCGACCATGCCGTACTGGGGGCTGACGATCGGACAGCAGGGCGTGGTGGACGTGATCGTCTATTTGAAGGCGACGTTCAAGGGGGCGCCCGAACCGGCGGCGCCGAGCGTTGGCGAGGCCGGCGGCTGCGTACAGCCCCGCAAGACGGCCAAGGCTCCCGATGAGTTCTTGCGCATGACGAATCCGGTGCCGCCTTCCGCTTCCGCGATCGCCGAGGGGAAGGCGCTGTTTTTGAAAACCGCGCAGCCCGTCGTCTGCGCCATGTGCCACGGCGAGCAGGGCGATGGAAAGGGGCTGATGGGCGCCGCGTTGGTCCCGCCGCCGAGAAACTTCACATGCGGCGCGATGATGGAGAATATTCCCGACGGGCAATTGTTCTGGATCATCAAAAACGGCTCGCCCGGCACCGGCATGATGGCGTTTTCCGGGCTGACGGATGAGCAGGTGTGGCAGTTGATTCGATACATCAGGAGCTTGGCGAAGTGA
- a CDS encoding c-type cytochrome: MSEQRGVGVVVFGLILLVGGCIPSAQVGGQREPPGADIHPLFLPPSPDTIPGDLRGEDIRMGYLMVVDTQQYGKRYVGNGLNCTNCHLEAGLHPNALSFVGISILYPEYRERAGRRVTLIDQINDCFERNMNGTALPADSTKLSAIVAYIDWLSKNVPRGSSVPWRGLPPITPVRAPDVAKGKVVYEKKCAFCHGADGQGAMAAPPVWGPRSYTIGSDMARVSVAASFIKANMPRGRGWSITDEEAFDVAAYIDSRPRPDFPKKIHDWPKGGKPTDAPY, from the coding sequence GTGAGCGAACAGAGGGGCGTTGGCGTCGTGGTTTTTGGTCTGATTCTGCTGGTCGGTGGGTGTATCCCGTCGGCCCAGGTTGGAGGACAGAGGGAACCGCCGGGGGCGGACATCCATCCCTTGTTTCTGCCTCCATCCCCGGACACGATTCCTGGTGATTTGCGGGGCGAGGATATTCGGATGGGCTACCTGATGGTGGTCGATACGCAGCAGTATGGGAAACGGTACGTCGGCAATGGGCTCAACTGTACCAATTGCCATCTCGAGGCCGGGCTTCATCCCAACGCGCTCTCGTTCGTCGGGATCAGCATCCTCTATCCGGAATACCGAGAACGGGCGGGACGGCGGGTGACGCTTATCGACCAAATCAACGACTGTTTCGAGCGGAACATGAATGGGACGGCGCTTCCGGCGGACAGCACGAAGCTGTCGGCAATCGTCGCCTACATCGACTGGTTGTCGAAGAATGTCCCGCGTGGCAGTTCCGTGCCTTGGCGAGGACTCCCGCCCATCACGCCGGTGAGGGCTCCGGACGTCGCGAAGGGCAAAGTCGTCTATGAAAAGAAATGCGCCTTTTGCCATGGCGCCGATGGGCAAGGGGCCATGGCGGCGCCGCCGGTGTGGGGCCCTCGCTCCTATACGATCGGCTCGGACATGGCGAGAGTCAGCGTGGCTGCGTCCTTCATCAAGGCCAATATGCCGCGTGGGCGAGGATGGTCGATCACGGACGAGGAGGCGTTCGACGTGGCGGCCTACATTGACAGCCGGCCGCGCCCGGACTTTCCTAAAAAAATTCATGATTGGCCGAAGGGCGGAAAACCGACCGATGCGCCGTATTAA
- a CDS encoding YgaP family membrane protein, translating into MTCNVGGIERPIRIVMGLLLIGVGALAELPPVGMGITLTVGVVLLVTGAIQYCPLTALLGINTCRPSSDAKK; encoded by the coding sequence ATGACCTGTAACGTCGGAGGAATTGAAAGGCCCATCCGCATTGTCATGGGGTTATTATTGATCGGAGTCGGGGCGCTCGCGGAATTGCCTCCGGTGGGAATGGGCATCACGTTGACAGTGGGAGTCGTGTTGCTCGTGACAGGGGCGATCCAATATTGTCCGCTCACGGCGCTGTTGGGCATCAATACGTGCCGACCGTCGTCCGATGCCAAGAAGTGA
- a CDS encoding c-type cytochrome: MRGRKGWLILVIGILVAGFAGRPTVRELGAALKGDPVSGREIYVNTCMRCHGIDGKGKTGVNLVPPPADLTSAAVQNRLDGGLFTRIHGGKPNTAMGAWQHALSDEEIWDVVAYVRTLGAESDARP, from the coding sequence GTGCGAGGCAGGAAGGGATGGCTTATTCTGGTCATCGGAATCCTGGTGGCTGGGTTTGCCGGAAGGCCGACGGTCAGAGAGCTTGGCGCCGCTCTCAAGGGCGATCCGGTCAGTGGGCGGGAAATTTACGTGAATACGTGCATGCGTTGTCATGGTATTGATGGGAAAGGGAAGACGGGCGTCAATCTCGTGCCGCCGCCGGCCGATCTGACCTCCGCCGCCGTTCAGAATCGTCTTGATGGAGGGCTGTTCACACGCATCCACGGAGGCAAACCCAACACGGCCATGGGAGCGTGGCAACACGCGCTGTCCGATGAAGAAATTTGGGATGTCGTGGCCTATGTGCGAACGCTCGGCGCGGAATCCGACGCGCGTCCGTGA
- a CDS encoding DNA methyltransferase, with protein MKLVKSKQRVADHGEVFTPAWMVEAMLDLVKSETERIDSRFLEPACGSGNFLVRILSRKLAAVELKFGKSDFETRHYALFALMCCYGIELLADNIAECRANMLEILADYLGIEESDDLYRAASYVLSQNLVHGDALTMRTHDGRPIVFAEWGYLGKGKFQRRDFRLDVLTQSAAWSEEGTLFAQLGKHEIFTPVKTYPPMTVRELATVPG; from the coding sequence ATGAAATTGGTGAAATCCAAACAGCGCGTCGCCGATCACGGAGAGGTGTTCACCCCCGCATGGATGGTCGAAGCCATGCTCGACCTCGTCAAGAGCGAGACCGAGCGCATCGATTCGCGCTTTCTGGAGCCGGCCTGCGGGAGCGGAAATTTCCTCGTGCGCATCCTGAGCCGCAAGCTCGCCGCCGTCGAACTCAAGTTCGGGAAGTCCGACTTTGAAACGCGGCACTACGCGCTGTTCGCGCTGATGTGTTGCTACGGAATCGAGTTGCTGGCGGACAACATCGCCGAGTGCCGCGCGAATATGCTGGAGATTCTCGCCGACTATCTGGGCATCGAGGAATCGGATGACCTGTATCGGGCCGCCTCCTACGTGCTGTCGCAGAACCTCGTGCATGGCGACGCGCTGACCATGCGCACGCATGACGGCCGACCCATCGTCTTTGCCGAATGGGGTTACCTCGGCAAGGGGAAGTTCCAGCGGCGCGACTTCCGCCTCGACGTGCTCACCCAGAGTGCGGCATGGTCCGAGGAAGGCACGCTTTTCGCCCAACTTGGGAAGCACGAGATTTTTACGCCGGTCAAAACCTATCCACCGATGACGGTGCGCGAGCTGGCGACCGTGCCAGGGTAG
- a CDS encoding OsmC family protein: MDVRSKVYVYQTTVRWTAQRKGIMSCAGKPDVEVATPPEFKGHPNIWSPEDLFVASANICLMTTFLAFAERAGLAFSSYESDAEGKLELVEGKFQFTAITLKPTITLQPGADAGKAKELIEKAEANCLISNSMKATVTLEPVIR, from the coding sequence ATGGACGTGCGAAGCAAGGTGTATGTCTACCAAACGACCGTGCGATGGACGGCACAGCGCAAGGGGATCATGTCTTGCGCGGGAAAGCCGGACGTCGAGGTGGCGACCCCCCCCGAATTTAAGGGACACCCCAACATCTGGTCGCCGGAAGATCTCTTCGTCGCTTCGGCGAACATCTGTCTCATGACCACGTTCCTGGCGTTTGCCGAACGGGCCGGATTGGCCTTTTCATCGTACGAGAGCGATGCCGAAGGGAAGCTTGAATTGGTAGAGGGCAAGTTTCAGTTCACCGCCATCACGCTGAAACCGACGATCACGTTACAGCCGGGCGCCGACGCCGGCAAGGCCAAGGAATTGATCGAAAAGGCCGAGGCCAACTGTCTGATTTCGAACTCGATGAAGGCCACCGTGACCTTGGAGCCGGTGATCCGGTAG
- a CDS encoding VIT1/CCC1 transporter family protein: MNAAWKTGLSFGTTSGVITTLGLLVGLHAGTHSKTAVLGGIVTIAVADALSDAMGIHLAEEAKHTQPARAVWEATLATFVAKFVIAGTFAVPVLTHPLDQAVVISVVWGLALLAAISFFVARVQGISPWKAIGEHLFIALCVVAITHGLGDWIQGRLEGD; this comes from the coding sequence ATGAATGCGGCTTGGAAAACCGGTTTGAGTTTCGGAACGACGTCGGGCGTCATCACGACGCTCGGTCTGCTGGTGGGCCTCCATGCGGGCACCCACTCGAAAACCGCCGTGCTCGGCGGGATTGTGACGATCGCCGTGGCGGACGCCCTGTCCGATGCCATGGGCATCCATCTGGCCGAAGAAGCGAAACATACCCAACCGGCTCGTGCCGTATGGGAAGCGACACTGGCGACGTTTGTCGCGAAGTTTGTGATCGCGGGGACCTTTGCTGTGCCGGTGCTGACCCACCCGCTCGATCAAGCGGTGGTGATCAGCGTGGTCTGGGGATTGGCGCTGCTCGCGGCCATCAGTTTCTTCGTGGCGAGAGTGCAGGGGATTTCGCCGTGGAAGGCGATCGGAGAACATCTCTTCATCGCCCTCTGCGTGGTGGCCATCACGCATGGTTTGGGCGATTGGATTCAGGGACGTTTGGAAGGGGACTAG
- a CDS encoding ABC-type transport auxiliary lipoprotein family protein yields the protein MTRRMAHVIGSAWLVLTLGGCLALQTATEPAHTYRLGIDRSLEARPPSADAPILLVATPQAEPGYDTTKMVYVKRPYEVEYYAVNQWAEQPTRMFGSLLIQSLEATGSWRAVVPWPSAIHGDLRLDSYGFAVQQEFTQDPSVVRVRVRAQLVDVKESKILGTRSFERMEPAPTQDAYGGVVAANRAVSALLDDIASWLTTCLQRSQTCGR from the coding sequence ATGACGCGGCGGATGGCGCACGTGATCGGAAGCGCATGGCTTGTCCTGACGCTGGGCGGCTGTTTGGCGCTTCAAACAGCGACCGAGCCAGCGCATACTTATCGGTTAGGGATAGATCGGAGTCTTGAAGCTCGCCCACCTTCCGCTGATGCTCCTATCCTGTTGGTTGCCACGCCCCAAGCCGAGCCTGGGTATGATACGACCAAGATGGTGTATGTGAAACGGCCCTACGAGGTCGAATACTACGCCGTGAATCAGTGGGCGGAGCAGCCGACGCGCATGTTCGGGTCTTTGCTGATTCAGTCCCTGGAAGCAACAGGATCGTGGCGGGCCGTCGTTCCCTGGCCGTCCGCCATTCACGGCGATCTGAGGCTGGATTCGTATGGATTCGCCGTTCAGCAGGAGTTCACCCAGGACCCCAGTGTGGTGCGGGTGAGGGTTCGCGCGCAACTGGTGGACGTCAAGGAATCCAAAATCCTGGGGACCCGCTCGTTTGAGCGGATGGAACCGGCGCCCACTCAGGACGCCTATGGCGGCGTCGTCGCCGCGAACCGAGCCGTGTCGGCCCTGCTGGACGACATCGCGTCCTGGCTCACGACCTGCCTCCAACGGTCGCAAACCTGCGGCCGTTGA
- a CDS encoding MlaD family protein, with amino-acid sequence MEPKVNYILVGLFVAILGAAALIGVLWLGKMDYRGVYDRYEAYFRESVAGLSEDSTVKYRGVDVGRVRSISLNPDNPEEVRLILDITRGTPIKTDTVAVLETQGLTGLATINLTGGRRDAPPLVALEGQPYPVIKTGPSPLFFRLDEAISRLLSDKGLTNLLASLESLAKGASETLDEENRLAVKQTIKELSEIVHSVAAHREEIEATLHGASQSAEHLVKVTTLLHEEIPMLVARINQSAASFSAMTEELAKTSRSVHAIVDENRTELERFSKQTLPEAAMLVTELRQLAGILTRVAENLEQQPNALVFGKTPPRRGPGE; translated from the coding sequence GTGGAACCCAAGGTCAACTATATTCTGGTCGGGTTGTTCGTGGCGATTCTGGGCGCTGCGGCCCTGATCGGCGTGTTGTGGCTGGGGAAGATGGACTACCGGGGAGTGTACGACCGGTACGAAGCCTATTTCCGGGAATCGGTGGCCGGCTTGAGCGAGGATTCCACCGTCAAATATCGCGGCGTGGATGTCGGCCGGGTGCGGAGCATTTCCCTCAATCCGGACAACCCGGAAGAGGTTCGTTTGATCTTGGACATCACCAGGGGGACGCCGATCAAGACTGATACGGTCGCCGTGCTGGAGACCCAGGGGTTGACCGGTCTGGCCACGATCAATCTGACCGGGGGAAGAAGGGACGCGCCTCCGTTAGTGGCGTTGGAAGGACAGCCCTACCCCGTCATCAAGACGGGACCCTCGCCGTTGTTTTTTAGGCTCGACGAGGCGATTTCCCGTCTCTTGTCCGATAAGGGGCTGACTAACTTGCTGGCCAGTTTGGAATCGCTGGCCAAGGGAGCGTCGGAAACGTTGGACGAAGAAAATCGTCTGGCGGTGAAGCAAACAATCAAAGAATTGTCGGAGATCGTCCATTCCGTTGCGGCGCATAGGGAGGAGATCGAGGCTACCCTGCATGGGGCGTCGCAAAGCGCGGAGCATCTGGTCAAGGTGACCACGTTGCTCCACGAGGAGATACCGATGCTCGTGGCGCGCATCAACCAAAGCGCCGCGTCGTTTAGCGCGATGACCGAGGAACTGGCGAAGACCAGTCGCTCGGTGCACGCGATCGTGGATGAAAATCGGACGGAGTTGGAGCGGTTCTCAAAGCAGACGTTGCCCGAGGCGGCGATGCTGGTGACGGAGTTGAGACAATTGGCGGGCATTTTGACTCGCGTCGCCGAGAATTTGGAACAACAACCCAATGCCTTGGTGTTCGGCAAGACGCCCCCCCGCCGCGGTCCGGGGGAATAG
- a CDS encoding ABC transporter ATP-binding protein, with translation MPSTAPAGTPVIEVSHVSTKFGKAVVHQDVSLTINQGEVFVIAGGNGCGKSTLLREILGLTTPSSGTIRLFGVDSRQLDVSNGGVIHRRFGVMFQHGALFSSLTLAENVAVPLREHTNLRPKLIREIVEVKIAMVGLPPDSAGKYPNELSGGMRRRAALARAIVMDPELVFLDEPTAGLDPIIAAGFDDLVLSLKTHLGLTVVMVTHDLDSLWQISTRVAVLGDGRVLGVGTMEELSRSDDPIIREYFHGPRGRAAHDQALWNQRKADN, from the coding sequence ATGCCATCGACCGCTCCAGCCGGCACGCCGGTCATCGAAGTCAGCCACGTCTCGACCAAGTTCGGGAAAGCCGTCGTCCATCAAGATGTGAGTCTGACGATCAATCAGGGCGAAGTGTTCGTCATCGCGGGAGGCAACGGCTGCGGGAAGTCCACCCTGCTCAGGGAGATTCTTGGGCTCACGACCCCTTCGAGCGGGACCATTCGCCTGTTTGGAGTCGACAGCCGGCAACTGGATGTGAGCAACGGCGGAGTAATCCATCGCCGGTTCGGCGTGATGTTCCAGCACGGCGCGCTCTTTAGCTCGCTGACGCTCGCCGAGAACGTGGCCGTGCCCTTGCGGGAGCACACGAATCTGCGTCCCAAACTGATTCGGGAGATCGTCGAGGTCAAGATCGCCATGGTGGGGTTGCCGCCGGACAGCGCCGGCAAGTATCCCAACGAGCTGAGCGGCGGCATGAGGCGGCGGGCCGCGCTGGCGCGGGCCATCGTGATGGACCCCGAATTGGTCTTTCTGGACGAGCCGACCGCCGGATTGGATCCGATCATCGCGGCGGGATTCGACGACCTGGTTCTCTCCTTGAAAACGCATTTGGGGTTGACGGTCGTCATGGTCACGCACGACCTTGATTCTCTTTGGCAGATCTCCACCCGCGTGGCGGTGCTGGGCGACGGTCGGGTGCTGGGAGTGGGAACGATGGAGGAACTGTCTCGGTCGGACGACCCGATCATCCGTGAGTATTTCCACGGCCCACGAGGGCGGGCGGCCCACGACCAGGCCCTGTGGAATCAGCGAAAGGCCGACAACTGA